A portion of the Stigmatella aurantiaca DW4/3-1 genome contains these proteins:
- a CDS encoding SDR family NAD(P)-dependent oxidoreductase — protein sequence MSRKDGSKAELTPLQQALFTIEKLQKKLASATRREDDPIAIIGMGCRFPGGAASPAKFRELLWKGGDAVTEIPASRKALQGLYDPDPSKPGKMSMRRGAFVDGVDRFDAEFFRISRREAEGLDPQQRFFLEVSWEALEDAGIPPHLLAGTRTGVFAGVHAKDYAFLAEGGLEKVGAHYSTGVDASYVAGRLSYLLGLEGPSMAVDTACSSSLAAVHLACQSLRTDESVLAIAGGVKLILSPQLSVFLSKAGALSPSNRCRAFDRAADGMVQGEGCGVVILKRYRNAVQDGDRILATIRGTAMNHDGASGGLTVPNVRAQESLYRFALQRAGVEPGQVDYLEAHGTGTRLGDPIELEGVSRVYGVSRPPEKPLWIGSAKPNIGHTEAAAGIAGLIKAVLVLQAGEAPPSIHFEHPNPEFAWAGSGLAVPRERTPLAGKAKPHLAAVSSFGMSGVNAHALVEAYREPVPEHSETGPYLLPLSARTELALRELASSYLSQLETRSAASLRDDCFTAGAGRSHHEQRLALAARTPSELFSRLRAAADGRVGEGIFRGQAKATAGREAVFVFGDDGVWAAESLRGELGRDAAFRAHAGKIDAVLRQVVGGPVLEPLAQGDAGLFEGEAAGRKSVVLLGVQIALAELWRSYGVHPAAVAGEGTGALAAGVVAGMLSVEDAVRLILQRPAEQPVRPQPAKCPVLSISEEEWIAAGATVPVEHWARQATSSERRDLDLTAEHLLERNAAVFLTFGCDASLGDGLETAAHRRNSKVLTLRASASASDGQLGILSSAAQLYCAGFPIDFKSLYPGGRKTVLPTYPWQRERFWWDGEREPTKAAPSAALEAREENVEALQGLFCDLAWNDRGTGPEPVQVKGTWLVISRDPQAAGEWRDGLVAAGGLAVVASAGPSYEKVLEGDYRIDFTHQESFPRLLKELSASGRDPQGVIFRASSGHPETLEGVRETVQGDAIAVTLIVQALARAAMPKPPRLYLVTQGAQAMGDDSGPVSVTGAPLWGLGRVIAYEHPELRCKRIDVGPVAGPEVLHGLIAELGRQLALAQDDDEIALRGDRRLTPSFTRGRGTEGKAKAFLPRQDRTYLITGGLGGIGLRLASWLVARGARSLAVCGRTGETAETRQALDGLRAAGAKVDAFRVDVSRPEAVADMLATLRRGGPALGGIFHCAGVLADSSLMQLDLRSFGTVMGPKVEGAWNLHTLATDASIEQFVLFSSTASMIGAPGQANYAAANAFLDALANLRRARGLPATSLNWGSWGEVGMAVVDERRGERLADRGMAPMSVDEALAAMALTLVDGPATRGIARFDEARWISSHPSVAASSLFRGLTAREAGREADPAPRKLREVLLALEGSARHGVLEARFKEMVGEVSRVPPERLSATDSFDALGFDSIMALELRDMVTSELEVSLPLRSFVDESSIGQVTAELLEKLAVASVLGTSSSGRNDSKRVLL from the coding sequence ATGAGTCGAAAGGACGGCTCCAAGGCCGAGCTGACCCCTCTCCAACAAGCCCTGTTCACGATCGAGAAGTTGCAGAAGAAGCTTGCTTCTGCCACCCGGAGAGAGGACGACCCGATTGCAATCATCGGCATGGGCTGCCGGTTTCCGGGAGGCGCGGCGAGCCCGGCGAAGTTCCGGGAACTGTTGTGGAAGGGGGGAGATGCGGTCACGGAGATTCCGGCCAGCCGGAAGGCGCTCCAGGGACTCTATGATCCCGATCCCTCCAAGCCCGGAAAGATGTCGATGCGCCGGGGGGCCTTCGTCGACGGCGTGGACAGGTTCGATGCGGAGTTCTTCCGGATTTCACGGCGGGAAGCAGAGGGACTGGATCCGCAGCAGCGATTCTTCCTGGAGGTGAGCTGGGAGGCGCTCGAAGACGCGGGCATTCCTCCGCACCTGCTGGCGGGAACGCGGACCGGCGTGTTCGCGGGCGTGCATGCCAAGGACTATGCGTTCCTGGCTGAAGGCGGGTTGGAGAAAGTCGGCGCCCACTACTCCACGGGAGTGGATGCGAGCTATGTCGCCGGGCGGCTCTCCTACCTGCTGGGGCTCGAGGGCCCGAGCATGGCCGTGGACACCGCCTGTTCCTCGTCGCTCGCCGCGGTGCATCTGGCGTGTCAGAGCCTGCGGACGGACGAGTCGGTGCTGGCCATCGCGGGGGGCGTGAAGCTCATCCTGTCCCCTCAACTGAGCGTGTTCCTGTCCAAGGCGGGGGCGCTCTCTCCGAGCAACCGTTGCCGCGCGTTCGATCGGGCTGCGGATGGCATGGTGCAGGGCGAAGGATGCGGTGTGGTCATCCTGAAGCGGTACCGGAACGCCGTTCAGGACGGGGATCGGATTCTCGCGACGATCCGGGGAACGGCGATGAACCACGACGGCGCGAGCGGCGGGCTCACGGTGCCGAACGTGCGGGCACAGGAGTCTCTGTACCGGTTTGCGCTTCAGCGTGCGGGGGTCGAGCCCGGGCAGGTGGATTACCTGGAGGCACACGGGACGGGAACTCGGCTCGGAGATCCCATCGAGCTCGAAGGGGTGTCGCGGGTCTATGGCGTCTCGCGGCCACCAGAAAAGCCTCTGTGGATTGGGTCCGCCAAGCCCAACATTGGCCACACCGAGGCGGCCGCGGGAATCGCGGGGCTGATCAAGGCAGTGTTGGTGCTTCAGGCGGGCGAGGCGCCCCCCTCCATCCACTTCGAACACCCGAATCCTGAGTTCGCCTGGGCAGGTTCAGGGCTGGCGGTTCCTCGCGAGCGCACGCCGCTGGCTGGCAAGGCCAAGCCGCATCTGGCCGCCGTGAGCTCGTTTGGGATGAGCGGGGTGAATGCCCACGCCCTCGTCGAGGCATACCGTGAGCCGGTTCCGGAGCATTCCGAGACCGGACCTTACTTGTTGCCGCTGTCGGCGCGCACGGAGCTGGCCCTGCGAGAGCTGGCCTCGAGCTACCTGAGTCAGCTGGAGACCCGCTCCGCGGCGAGTCTCCGGGATGATTGTTTCACCGCAGGGGCGGGGCGCTCGCATCATGAGCAGCGCCTGGCGCTGGCCGCACGGACTCCCAGCGAGCTGTTCTCCCGGCTGCGGGCTGCGGCGGATGGGCGCGTCGGCGAGGGGATCTTCCGAGGGCAGGCCAAAGCCACGGCAGGCCGTGAGGCGGTCTTCGTCTTCGGCGACGACGGAGTCTGGGCGGCCGAGTCCCTGCGCGGGGAGTTGGGACGGGATGCCGCTTTCCGGGCTCATGCCGGGAAGATCGATGCCGTGCTGCGCCAGGTGGTGGGCGGGCCCGTGCTTGAGCCACTGGCGCAGGGCGATGCCGGCTTGTTCGAGGGTGAAGCCGCTGGAAGGAAGTCCGTGGTTCTCCTCGGCGTCCAGATAGCGCTGGCGGAGCTGTGGCGCTCTTACGGCGTCCATCCAGCCGCTGTGGCCGGAGAGGGGACGGGCGCACTCGCCGCAGGCGTCGTCGCGGGGATGCTCTCCGTGGAGGACGCGGTCCGGCTCATCCTTCAGCGTCCAGCAGAGCAGCCCGTTCGCCCACAGCCTGCGAAGTGCCCGGTTCTTTCCATCTCCGAGGAGGAGTGGATCGCGGCCGGGGCCACGGTGCCGGTTGAGCACTGGGCGAGACAGGCCACTTCCTCTGAACGGCGCGATCTGGATCTGACCGCGGAGCACTTGCTCGAGCGGAATGCCGCCGTCTTTCTGACGTTCGGGTGCGATGCCTCGCTGGGCGATGGGCTGGAGACGGCTGCGCATCGCAGGAACAGCAAGGTGCTCACCCTGCGCGCCAGCGCATCGGCTTCCGATGGCCAGCTTGGAATCCTGAGCAGTGCCGCCCAGCTCTACTGCGCGGGATTCCCCATCGACTTCAAAAGCCTCTACCCAGGAGGGAGAAAAACGGTCCTTCCGACGTACCCCTGGCAGCGCGAACGCTTCTGGTGGGACGGAGAGCGGGAGCCAACGAAGGCAGCGCCCAGTGCGGCGCTGGAGGCCCGTGAGGAGAACGTGGAGGCCCTGCAAGGGCTGTTCTGCGATCTCGCATGGAATGATCGTGGGACGGGCCCCGAGCCGGTTCAGGTGAAGGGGACGTGGCTCGTCATCTCCAGGGACCCGCAGGCAGCCGGGGAATGGCGCGACGGGCTGGTGGCGGCAGGAGGTTTGGCCGTTGTCGCGAGTGCGGGCCCTTCCTACGAAAAGGTGCTCGAAGGAGACTACCGGATCGACTTCACCCATCAGGAGTCATTTCCTCGCCTCTTGAAAGAGCTGTCGGCGTCCGGCCGGGACCCTCAGGGCGTCATCTTCCGGGCAAGCTCCGGACATCCTGAGACGCTTGAAGGAGTGCGTGAGACAGTCCAAGGCGATGCCATCGCGGTGACGTTGATCGTCCAGGCCCTGGCACGCGCGGCGATGCCGAAGCCTCCCAGGCTGTACCTCGTCACCCAAGGGGCTCAGGCCATGGGGGATGATTCAGGCCCGGTGTCGGTCACGGGCGCTCCGCTTTGGGGACTTGGACGGGTCATCGCGTACGAGCATCCGGAACTTCGGTGCAAGCGGATCGATGTCGGCCCGGTGGCGGGTCCAGAGGTCCTCCATGGACTCATCGCCGAGCTGGGACGGCAACTGGCCCTGGCGCAGGACGATGACGAGATCGCCTTGCGGGGAGACAGACGCCTGACGCCCTCGTTCACTCGAGGCCGCGGGACGGAGGGCAAGGCAAAGGCGTTTCTTCCCAGGCAGGACCGCACGTACCTGATCACGGGGGGGCTCGGTGGCATCGGGCTTCGGCTGGCCTCCTGGTTGGTGGCCCGGGGCGCGCGGTCTCTCGCGGTGTGTGGCCGGACGGGAGAGACGGCAGAGACCCGTCAGGCGCTGGATGGACTGAGAGCGGCCGGAGCGAAGGTGGACGCCTTCCGCGTCGATGTGAGCCGCCCTGAAGCGGTCGCGGACATGCTTGCGACACTCCGGCGCGGAGGACCCGCGCTGGGGGGAATCTTCCATTGCGCGGGGGTATTGGCGGACAGCTCGCTGATGCAACTGGACCTCCGAAGCTTCGGAACCGTCATGGGACCCAAGGTGGAGGGAGCCTGGAACCTTCATACCCTCGCCACGGATGCTTCGATCGAACAGTTCGTTCTCTTCTCGTCGACCGCGTCGATGATCGGGGCGCCTGGTCAGGCGAACTACGCCGCGGCGAACGCCTTCCTTGATGCGCTGGCAAACCTCCGGCGAGCGCGCGGCTTGCCGGCGACCAGCCTCAATTGGGGCAGCTGGGGCGAGGTCGGGATGGCCGTCGTGGACGAGCGGCGAGGGGAGCGGCTCGCGGATCGTGGCATGGCGCCCATGTCTGTCGATGAGGCCTTGGCCGCGATGGCCCTCACGCTTGTTGACGGCCCTGCCACCCGCGGCATCGCGCGCTTCGACGAGGCGCGATGGATCAGCAGTCACCCCTCCGTGGCGGCGTCCTCCTTGTTCCGGGGCCTGACCGCCCGGGAAGCGGGGCGTGAGGCGGACCCCGCACCGCGCAAGCTGCGGGAAGTGTTGCTCGCGCTCGAGGGTTCCGCGAGGCATGGGGTGCTGGAAGCCCGTTTCAAGGAGATGGTCGGTGAGGTGAGCCGGGTTCCCCCCGAGCGCCTCTCCGCCACGGACTCGTTCGATGCGCTGGGGTTCGACTCCATCATGGCGCTTGAGCTGAGGGACATGGTGACGAGCGAACTTGAGGTGAGCCTGCCGCTCAGGAGTTTCGTGGATGAAAGCTCCATCGGGCAGGTGACGGCGGAACTGCTGGAAAAGCTCGCCGTCGCCAGCGTGCTTGGCACGTCTTCCTCTGGACGCAATGACTCGAAGCGAGTCCTGCTATGA